One Capsicum annuum cultivar UCD-10X-F1 chromosome 2, UCD10Xv1.1, whole genome shotgun sequence genomic window carries:
- the LOC107858815 gene encoding high affinity nitrate transporter 2.7, whose translation MEQKQPHPKTDNFSIAVDYDHKATEFRPFSLSSPHMRAFHLAWLSLFSCFFSTFAIPPLLEVIRKDLNLTQTDIGRAGIASFIGSIFSRLAMGPACDMFGPRIASATLSLLTAPIVLSTSLISSANSFILVRFLIGFCLANFVASQFWMSSMFSGCVVGLANGFAAGWANVGSGMTQLAMPLVYTMFTNCLNIPSYISWRIAFIFPAIFQAGTAILVLVYGQDLPDGNYKRKITNKQSENLWSVVFNGLKNYRGWILGLTYGFCFGVELTTDNIIAEYFYNRFHVNIDMAGAIAASFGLANCVSRPVGGIISDKMGKRFGMRGRLWSLWGVQTVAGLTCVLLGRVNTVGPSVLVMACFSLFVQAASGLTFGIVPFVSKRSLGVISGMTGSCGTLGAVITQLLLFSGSTKFSTQTSISIMGLMMLVFTLPITLIYFPRWGGMFCASSIDEEDDENYHLLN comes from the exons ATGGAACAAAAACAACCACACCCCAAAACTGATAACTTTTCTATAGCGGTTGATTACGATCACAAAGCCACAGAATTCCGCCCATTCTCACTATCTTCACCTCACATGCGAGCTTTCCACCTCGCATGGCTCTCACTCTTCTCCTGCTTCTTCTCAACTTTTGCAATTCCTCCACTTCTCGAAGTCATTCGTAAAGACCTCAATCTCACCCAAACTGACATCGGTAGAGCCGGAATCGCTTCCTTCATCGGTTCCATTTTCTCCCGTCTCGCTATGGGACCCGCATGTGACATGTTCGGTCCACGTATTGCCTCTGCCACCCTGTCCCTTCTCACTGCCCCCATAGTTCTCTCTACTTCTCTAATCTCCTCCGCAAATAGCTTCATACTAGTTCGATTTCTCATTGGATTTTGCCTTGCAAATTTCGTTGCAAGTCAGTTTTGGATGAGCTCAATGTTCTCTGGATGTGTTGTTGGACTTGCTAATGGATTTGCTGCTGGTTGGGCTAATGTAGGCTCTGGCATGACACAATTAGCCATGCCGCTTGTGTATACTATGTTCACAAATTGCTTAAACATTCCTTCGTACATTTCGTGGCGTATAGCGTTCATTTTCCCAGCAATTTTCCAAGCGGGGACCGCAATTTTGGTCCTCGTATATGGCCAGGACTTGCCTGATGGGAACTACAAACGTAAGATTACAAATAAACAAAGTGAAAATTTGTGGAGCGTAGTTTTCAACGGGCTAAAGAATTACAGGGGATGGATATTGGGATTAACGTATGGATTCTGTTTCGGAGTTGAATTAACTACGGATAACATAATAGCGGAGTATTTTTACAATAGATTTCATGTGAATATTGATATGGCAGGGGCAATTGCGGCGAGTTTTGGGCTAGCAAATTGTGTGTCGAGGCCTGTTGGTGGGATTATTTCAGATAAAATGGGGAAGAGATTTGGGATGAGAGGGAGGTTGTGGAGTTTGTGGGGGGTGCAGACGGTGGCTGGATTGACGTGCGTGCTGCTTGGTCGAGTGAATACAGTAGGGCCGTCTGTTCTTGTTATGGCTTGTTTTTCTCTGTTCGTTCAAGCTGCTTCTGGACTCACGTTTGGCATTGTGCCCTTCGTATCCAAAAG GTCGTTAGGAGTGATATCAGGCATGACAGGAAGCTGTGGGACATTAGGCGCAGTGATAACACAGCTCCTGCTATTTTCAGGTTCCACAAAATTCTCCACCCAAACAAGCATATCAATTATGGGCCTAATGATGCTTGTCTTCACTCTGCCTATTACACTCATCTACTTTCCCAGGTGGGGTGGAATGTTTTGTGCTTCTTCaattgatgaagaagatgatgaaaactACCACCTACTAAATTAA